Proteins from a single region of Dyadobacter fanqingshengii:
- a CDS encoding nSTAND1 domain-containing NTPase, with amino-acid sequence MESSTPCYRYPGVKPFTIEEKDLFFGRDQDIENLFSLIFVKQTVVLYGKSGYGKSSLINAGIIPRLQSDTRAVYFPIRFKNYSEKEESEILSPAETVQRRLSSGLQNAPSPLDALLPQEESFWYWLKTYQWQQQRTEFILFFDQFEELFTYPKDQVSDFSEQLAQMLYPTIPLSFRQRMMSMDEADRLDDRIQDFLYQKPDIKVVFSVRSDRLSLLNTLTDRHPTILQHCYELDALSPEEAQRAIAQPARLSQQTMGFASAAFTYADEGMAAILKGISNPKDKKIEASTLQIVCRRVEEKLVIDRGETHIDLDNLGPVSEIFRKHYEEVLARLAPDERAKTQQLIEDELIENGRRNTLTDSTIQSRLGIAPTLLQILEQTYLLRKESDAAGRLLYEISHDTLVEPIGEVAVARRAEQAEAQRKAREKLESARKKQLEQDLAEEQKRAETLQKLTDRAVFRSRLALAFALAAVAIAGAAGYFWFQSQRATQYATENAQYLSIALDQVNLQKVRALQETGQRYEEYDEYDLAMRAYQTADSLVSDIQTQRIATIIRNRAPATAVSELDLLTLKANLGTRIATCRQKLAK; translated from the coding sequence ATGGAATCATCCACGCCCTGCTACCGCTACCCCGGCGTAAAGCCGTTCACAATCGAGGAAAAGGACTTGTTTTTTGGCCGCGACCAGGACATCGAGAATTTGTTCAGTCTGATTTTTGTCAAGCAAACCGTGGTGCTGTACGGCAAAAGCGGCTATGGCAAGAGTTCGCTTATCAACGCGGGCATCATCCCCCGCTTGCAATCCGACACCCGCGCCGTCTATTTCCCGATTCGGTTCAAAAACTACTCGGAGAAGGAGGAATCCGAAATCCTTTCGCCCGCCGAAACCGTGCAGCGGCGGCTGAGTTCCGGGCTGCAAAATGCCCCCTCCCCGCTGGACGCGTTGCTGCCGCAGGAGGAGTCATTTTGGTACTGGCTCAAAACCTACCAATGGCAGCAGCAGCGGACAGAGTTTATCCTGTTTTTCGATCAGTTCGAAGAGCTTTTTACCTATCCAAAGGACCAGGTCAGCGACTTTTCGGAGCAGTTGGCGCAAATGCTGTACCCAACTATTCCGCTGTCTTTCCGGCAACGCATGATGTCGATGGACGAAGCGGATCGTCTTGACGACCGCATCCAGGATTTTCTTTATCAGAAACCCGACATCAAGGTAGTGTTTTCGGTGCGTTCGGATCGGTTATCGTTGTTGAACACGCTTACCGACCGCCATCCAACTATTTTGCAGCATTGTTATGAACTGGATGCCTTGTCGCCAGAGGAAGCCCAACGGGCGATTGCCCAACCCGCCCGGCTATCGCAGCAAACAATGGGCTTTGCCAGTGCGGCCTTTACCTACGCCGACGAGGGCATGGCGGCAATTCTGAAAGGCATCTCGAACCCAAAAGACAAAAAAATTGAAGCATCCACCCTGCAAATCGTGTGCCGCCGTGTGGAGGAAAAGTTGGTGATCGACCGAGGGGAGACCCACATTGATTTGGACAATCTGGGGCCGGTGTCCGAAATTTTTAGGAAGCACTACGAGGAAGTGCTGGCTCGGCTCGCCCCCGACGAACGCGCCAAAACTCAGCAACTGATCGAGGATGAATTGATCGAAAATGGCCGACGAAATACCCTGACAGACAGCACCATTCAAAGTCGCTTAGGTATTGCCCCCACCCTGTTGCAGATACTGGAGCAAACCTATTTACTGCGCAAAGAAAGCGATGCCGCCGGGCGGTTGCTCTACGAAATCAGCCACGATACTCTTGTGGAACCTATTGGGGAAGTAGCCGTCGCACGGCGCGCCGAACAAGCGGAGGCCCAACGGAAAGCTCGCGAAAAACTAGAAAGCGCCCGAAAAAAGCAACTCGAGCAAGACCTAGCCGAGGAGCAAAAACGGGCCGAAACCTTACAGAAACTGACGGATAGGGCGGTGTTCCGCAGCCGCCTAGCACTTGCCTTTGCACTCGCGGCAGTTGCGATTGCCGGGGCAGCAGGTTATTTTTGGTTTCAAAGCCAGCGTGCCACCCAGTACGCTACTGAAAACGCACAGTATCTTTCAATAGCCTTAGATCAGGTAAATTTACAGAAAGTTAGAGCTTTGCAGGAAACTGGGCAACGCTACGAGGAATACGATGAATACGACTTAGCGATGCGGGCATATCAGACTGCAGACTCTTTGGTGAGCGATATACAAACTCAACGTATAGCAACCATTATACGAAATAGAGCTCCCGCCACAGCCGTCTCGGAATTGGATTTATTGACTTTGAAAGCCAACTTAGGTACCAGAATTGCTACCTGTCGCCAAAAATTGGCTAAATGA